A single Anopheles funestus chromosome 2RL, idAnoFuneDA-416_04, whole genome shotgun sequence DNA region contains:
- the LOC125761599 gene encoding ataxin-2 homolog isoform X4: MSKRNKTRPGPARTQRQRSIQADGIYNNAPFMHAATSHVGNIVQIQTPAGHIYEGVFRTFSSQFQIVLEMAHRVEIGSDQKPKIIVESFVDRLIFKPNDIVTLAAKDVDPEDATRDTFKTDTAISRCNGTNWLEDRVLEPWDESGDVNGESLEHSLELDSNAEGWDVNDMFLKNEQVYGVQSTFDQSLSGYTVQIQKKDSEEFKVQEQEAEKIANEIENNPVYKERIDIENGDEEAAFAAVVRPNSSNVSPQPAAAQQQGTGSATSDKNSNNVNSNSGSSANAANSNSNGTNNLTNNTSNSTNNNNNTVQAMPSNTKYVVPARRKGQPGGKLVVRSPSLANSNNNNGGPPVVTAQQQQQQQQQQQQQQPPSPQAPHKNSYGQMMSQQQQQQQQQPPPGGQQHGGGGGGGGMGHPPGPQYGMHPNQSPYVHVQHQQQQQPPPQHAQSSVMNSNKMNGDGRGDMAGGPPGGGGGGGAGGNMNVNSNQKPLPQRAVRQYANAQAPVTYSEPPPSLNPQQMAGQMQPMSTKPPMHLAHPHHAVVPPHMPPPNVVPAEHVVIQQHPMAMPPPVQQQQPPPSQQQQQQQAQVQAPPPQPQRTVVVRNRDMDIDSLRKFGQDFKLAPPQQQPPIPNVHQQPPPPTPQQQQQQQQQPQQGPPSHNVVVQQQQPPQQQPDHTSPPSLDSSPPLVNSQQQGKMVVSAPPHSEPPPQSAAPLNQQQNQASQTASGMVVVPTQLSAQSPHLVQQPPPSVVQQPQQPIQQQPVSVGGSPPQQQQPQTNHVGGVPAGAPAATGPVGPNAVTGSITPSAAPNGNANGVGTPDGTAANGSASGEQKPGTATKKVFTLNPAAKPFTPRSPSTPNPSRPHTPQTPGPAALTQGSFQPPSPHVIQQPFVMSYVVNPSSFQTAQQHQQVAQQTRIRNGRQGSYRNDIFPVGASQMQVAAATGQPLLAPNPIQMIPTPYGPTLHQQPFQTAPPFHQQYRIYDTPQPAPLQFLTATPPSTTPSPGQPHQQYHPGPQPSPAGGGPPTYQTVHHQQPTPYPIPVCPLVPPQVVYQNIPSAPQQNHHQQNLHVMHVAQHPSAQ; the protein is encoded by the exons ATGAGCAAGCGCAACAAAACTCGTCCCGGTCCGGCCAG GACCCAGAGGCAACGTTCAATTCAAGCGGATGGCATTTACAACAATGCTCCGTTTATGCATGCAGCCACATCACACGTAGGCAATATTGTCCAGATCCAAACACCGGCCGGTCACATATACGAAGGAGTGTTCAGGACATTTTCCTCACAGTTTCAG ATTGTGCTGGAAATGGCACATCGCGTTGAGATCGGTTCCGACCAGAAGCCAAAAATTATAGTAGAATCTTTCGTCGATCGCCTGATCTTCAAACCGAACGACATAGTGACGCTAGCCGCGAAGGACGTTGATCCAGAGGACGCTACGAGGGACACGTTCAAAACGGATACGGCCATTTCGCGCTGCAACGGCACGAACTGGCTGGAGGATCGCGTACTCGAACCGTGGGACGAGAGTGGCGATGTGAACGGTGAATCCCTTGAGCACAGTCTCGAGCTCGACTCGAACGCGGAAGGTTGGGATGTGAATGATATGTTCCTGAAGAACGAACAGGTGTACGGTGTGCAGTCCACGTTCGATCAATCGCTGTCCGGGTACACGGTACAGATTCAGAAGAAAGACAGCGAAGAATTTAAGGTGCAGGAGCAGGAGGCTGAAAAGATTGCGAACGAGATAGAGAACAATCCGGTGTACAAAGAGCGCATCGATATCGAGAACGGTGACGAAGAGGCCGCCTTTGCAGCGGTTGTCCGTCCGAACAGCAGTAACGTCAGCCCGCAGCCTGCCGCCGCTCAGCAGCAGGGCACGGGCAGTGCTACTAGCGATAAGAACTCGAACAACGTaaacagcaacagcggcagcagtgCTAACGCAGCGAATAGTAATAGTAACGGAACCAATAACCTAACGAACAATACAAGCAATTCGaccaacaataacaataatacgGTACAGGCGATGCCTTCGAACACAAAGTACGTAGTGCCGGCGAGGCGCAAGGGCCAGCCCGGCGGCAAGCTAGTGGTTCGTAGCCCATCCTTGGCCAACAGTAACAACAATAACGGAGGTCCACCGGTGGTGACggctcagcagcagcagcagcagcagcaacaacaacaacaacagcaaccccCCAGTCCCCAAGCTCCGCACAAGAATAGTTACGGACAGATGAtgtcacagcagcagcagcaacaacagcaacagcctCCGCCGGGCGGTCAACAAcatggcggtggtggtggtggtggtggcatgGGTCATCCACCTGGTCCTCAGTATGGTATGCATCCGAATCAATCGCCCTACGTACACgtgcaacatcagcagcaacagcagccgcCACCGCAACACGCCCAATCGTCGGTTATGAACTCGAATAAGATGAATGGCGATGGTAGAGGCGATATGGCAGGTGGTCCACCAGGAGggggcggtggcggtggtgctggtggaaaTATGAATGTAAATAGCAACCAAAAGCCTCTTCCGCAGCGTGCAGTACGGCAATACGCGAATGCACAGGCCCCGGTGACGTACAGTGAGCCACCGCCATCGCTTAACCCGCAACAGATGGCTGGCCAAATGCAGCCCATGTCCACGAAACCACCGATGCACCTAGCGCATCCGCATCATGCTGTTGTACCGCCCCATATGCCACCGCCGAATGTCGTACCGGCTGAGCATGTTGTGATTCAGCAGCATCCCATGGCGATGCCACCGCCagttcagcagcaacagcctCCACCgtcccagcagcaacagcagcagcaggcccAAGTGCAGGCACCACCGCCCCAACCCCAGCGTACGGTTGTTGTTCGAAATCGGGACATGGATATTGACAGTCTGCGTAAATTTGGGCAAGACTTTAAGCTGGCACCGCCACAGCAGCAACCGCCAATTCCAAATGTTCATCAGCAACCGCCACCTCCGActccacagcagcaacagcaacaacaacaacagccacaGCAAGGGCCACCCTCGCACAATGTCGTCgtccaacagcaacaacctcCTCAACAGCAACCCGACCACACATCACCGCCATCGCTGGACAGTTCGCCACCGTTGGTGAACAGCCAACAGCAAGGCAAAATGGTGGTATCGGCACCACCGCACAGCGAACCACCACCACAGTCTGCGGCACCATTGAATCAGCAGCAAAATCAAGCCTCGCAAACCGCTTCGGGCATGGTGGTGGTGCCAACACAACTGTCCGCCCAGTCGCCACACCTGGTACAGCAGCCACCTCCTTCAGTAGtgcagcaaccgcaacaacCAATCCAACAACAGCCGGTTTCTGTTGGTGGTTCGccgccccaacaacagcaaccgcAAACGAACCATGTCGGTGGTGTTCCAGCCGGTGCGCCAGCTGCTACGGGCCCTGTCGGTCCAAATGCGGTCACCGGTAGCATAACACCCAGCGCTGCACCGAACGGTAATGCAAATGGCGTCGGTACACCCGACGGAACGGCTGCCAATGGAAGTGCCAGCGGCGAGCAAAAGCCTGGTACGGCTACAAAGAAAGTGTTCACATTGAATCCGGCAGCGAAACCATTTACTCCGCGCAGTCCAAGCACCCCTAATCCGTCACG CCCGCACACACCGCAAACGCCGGGCCCAGCCGCGTTAACGCAGGGCTCCTTCCAGCCACCGTCACCGCATGTAATTCAGCAGCCGTTCGTGATGTCGTATGTGGTGAATCCGTCCTCATTCCAAACCGCCCAACAGCACCAACAGGTGGCACAGCAGACGCGCATCCGTAATGGCCGACAAGGTAGCTACCGGAATGACATTT TCCCAGTCGGTGCGTCGCAGATGCAGGTAGCCGCAGCAACCGGACAGCCACTGTTGGCGCCCAATCCCATTCAAATGATCCCAACCCCGTACGGACCGACGCTTCATCAGCAACCGTTCCAAACGGCGCCACCATTCCATCAGCAGTACCGTATCTACGATACGCCGCAACCGGCCCCGCTCCAATTTCTTACGGCGACCCCGCCGTCCACCACGCCGTCGCCCGGCCAACCCCACCAGCAGTATCATCCAGGACCGCAACCGTCACCAGCTGGCGGTGGCCCACCAACATACCAAACCGTACACCATCAGCAACCGACACCGTATCCGATACCGGTCTGTCCACTCGTACCGCCGCAGGTTGTCTACCAAAACATCCCTTCGGCACCGCAGcaaaaccatcatcagcagAATTTGCACGTCATGCACGTTGCGCAACATCCGTCGGCACAGTAG
- the LOC125761599 gene encoding ataxin-2 homolog isoform X2: MSKRNKTRPGPARTQRQRSIQADGIYNNAPFMHAATSHVGNIVQIQTPAGHIYEGVFRTFSSQFQIVLEMAHRVEIGSDQKPKIIVESFVDRLIFKPNDIVTLAAKDVDPEDATRDTFKTDTAISRCNGTNWLEDRVLEPWDESGDVNGESLEHSLELDSNAEGWDVNDMFLKNEQVYGVQSTFDQSLSGYTVQIQKKDSEEFKVQEQEAEKIANEIENNPVYKERIDIENGDEEAAFAAVVRPNSSNVSPQPAAAQQQGTGSATSDKNSNNVNSNSGSSANAANSNSNGTNNLTNNTSNSTNNNNNTVQAMPSNTKYVVPARRKGQPGGKLVVRSPSLANSNNNNGGPPVVTAQQQQQQQQQQQQQQPPSPQAPHKNSYGQMMSQQQQQQQQQPPPGGQQHGGGGGGGGMGHPPGPQYGMHPNQSPYVHVQHQQQQQPPPQHAQSSVMNSNKMNGDGRGDMAGGPPGGGGGGGAGGNMNVNSNQKPLPQRAVRQYANAQAPVTYSEPPPSLNPQQMAGQMQPMSTKPPMHLAHPHHAVVPPHMPPPNVVPAEHVVIQQHPMAMPPPVQQQQPPPSQQQQQQQAQVQAPPPQPQRTVVVRNRDMDIDSLRKFGQDFKLAPPQQQPPIPNVHQQPPPPTPQQQQQQQQQPQQGPPSHNVVVQQQQPPQQQPDHTSPPSLDSSPPLVNSQQQGKMVVSAPPHSEPPPQSAAPLNQQQNQASQTASGMVVVPTQLSAQSPHLVQQPPPSVVQQPQQPIQQQPVSVGGSPPQQQQPQTNHVGGVPAGAPAATGPVGPNAVTGSITPSAAPNGNANGVGTPDGTAANGSASGEQKPGTATKKVFTLNPAAKPFTPRSPSTPNPSRPPNTNSNISIINGNPYFARPLKSHTSSSPHTPQTPGPAALTQGSFQPPSPHVIQQPFVMSYVVNPSSFQTAQQHQQVAQQTRIRNGRQVPVGASQMQVAAATGQPLLAPNPIQMIPTPYGPTLHQQPFQTAPPFHQQYRIYDTPQPAPLQFLTATPPSTTPSPGQPHQQYHPGPQPSPAGGGPPTYQTVHHQQPTPYPIPVCPLVPPQVVYQNIPSAPQQNHHQQNLHVMHVAQHPSAQ; the protein is encoded by the exons ATGAGCAAGCGCAACAAAACTCGTCCCGGTCCGGCCAG GACCCAGAGGCAACGTTCAATTCAAGCGGATGGCATTTACAACAATGCTCCGTTTATGCATGCAGCCACATCACACGTAGGCAATATTGTCCAGATCCAAACACCGGCCGGTCACATATACGAAGGAGTGTTCAGGACATTTTCCTCACAGTTTCAG ATTGTGCTGGAAATGGCACATCGCGTTGAGATCGGTTCCGACCAGAAGCCAAAAATTATAGTAGAATCTTTCGTCGATCGCCTGATCTTCAAACCGAACGACATAGTGACGCTAGCCGCGAAGGACGTTGATCCAGAGGACGCTACGAGGGACACGTTCAAAACGGATACGGCCATTTCGCGCTGCAACGGCACGAACTGGCTGGAGGATCGCGTACTCGAACCGTGGGACGAGAGTGGCGATGTGAACGGTGAATCCCTTGAGCACAGTCTCGAGCTCGACTCGAACGCGGAAGGTTGGGATGTGAATGATATGTTCCTGAAGAACGAACAGGTGTACGGTGTGCAGTCCACGTTCGATCAATCGCTGTCCGGGTACACGGTACAGATTCAGAAGAAAGACAGCGAAGAATTTAAGGTGCAGGAGCAGGAGGCTGAAAAGATTGCGAACGAGATAGAGAACAATCCGGTGTACAAAGAGCGCATCGATATCGAGAACGGTGACGAAGAGGCCGCCTTTGCAGCGGTTGTCCGTCCGAACAGCAGTAACGTCAGCCCGCAGCCTGCCGCCGCTCAGCAGCAGGGCACGGGCAGTGCTACTAGCGATAAGAACTCGAACAACGTaaacagcaacagcggcagcagtgCTAACGCAGCGAATAGTAATAGTAACGGAACCAATAACCTAACGAACAATACAAGCAATTCGaccaacaataacaataatacgGTACAGGCGATGCCTTCGAACACAAAGTACGTAGTGCCGGCGAGGCGCAAGGGCCAGCCCGGCGGCAAGCTAGTGGTTCGTAGCCCATCCTTGGCCAACAGTAACAACAATAACGGAGGTCCACCGGTGGTGACggctcagcagcagcagcagcagcagcaacaacaacaacaacagcaaccccCCAGTCCCCAAGCTCCGCACAAGAATAGTTACGGACAGATGAtgtcacagcagcagcagcaacaacagcaacagcctCCGCCGGGCGGTCAACAAcatggcggtggtggtggtggtggtggcatgGGTCATCCACCTGGTCCTCAGTATGGTATGCATCCGAATCAATCGCCCTACGTACACgtgcaacatcagcagcaacagcagccgcCACCGCAACACGCCCAATCGTCGGTTATGAACTCGAATAAGATGAATGGCGATGGTAGAGGCGATATGGCAGGTGGTCCACCAGGAGggggcggtggcggtggtgctggtggaaaTATGAATGTAAATAGCAACCAAAAGCCTCTTCCGCAGCGTGCAGTACGGCAATACGCGAATGCACAGGCCCCGGTGACGTACAGTGAGCCACCGCCATCGCTTAACCCGCAACAGATGGCTGGCCAAATGCAGCCCATGTCCACGAAACCACCGATGCACCTAGCGCATCCGCATCATGCTGTTGTACCGCCCCATATGCCACCGCCGAATGTCGTACCGGCTGAGCATGTTGTGATTCAGCAGCATCCCATGGCGATGCCACCGCCagttcagcagcaacagcctCCACCgtcccagcagcaacagcagcagcaggcccAAGTGCAGGCACCACCGCCCCAACCCCAGCGTACGGTTGTTGTTCGAAATCGGGACATGGATATTGACAGTCTGCGTAAATTTGGGCAAGACTTTAAGCTGGCACCGCCACAGCAGCAACCGCCAATTCCAAATGTTCATCAGCAACCGCCACCTCCGActccacagcagcaacagcaacaacaacaacagccacaGCAAGGGCCACCCTCGCACAATGTCGTCgtccaacagcaacaacctcCTCAACAGCAACCCGACCACACATCACCGCCATCGCTGGACAGTTCGCCACCGTTGGTGAACAGCCAACAGCAAGGCAAAATGGTGGTATCGGCACCACCGCACAGCGAACCACCACCACAGTCTGCGGCACCATTGAATCAGCAGCAAAATCAAGCCTCGCAAACCGCTTCGGGCATGGTGGTGGTGCCAACACAACTGTCCGCCCAGTCGCCACACCTGGTACAGCAGCCACCTCCTTCAGTAGtgcagcaaccgcaacaacCAATCCAACAACAGCCGGTTTCTGTTGGTGGTTCGccgccccaacaacagcaaccgcAAACGAACCATGTCGGTGGTGTTCCAGCCGGTGCGCCAGCTGCTACGGGCCCTGTCGGTCCAAATGCGGTCACCGGTAGCATAACACCCAGCGCTGCACCGAACGGTAATGCAAATGGCGTCGGTACACCCGACGGAACGGCTGCCAATGGAAGTGCCAGCGGCGAGCAAAAGCCTGGTACGGCTACAAAGAAAGTGTTCACATTGAATCCGGCAGCGAAACCATTTACTCCGCGCAGTCCAAGCACCCCTAATCCGTCACG CCCACCAAACACTAACAGTAACATAAGTATCATTAATGGTAATCCTTATTTCGCACGCCCACTGAAAAGTCACACGTCTTCTAGCCCGCACACACCGCAAACGCCGGGCCCAGCCGCGTTAACGCAGGGCTCCTTCCAGCCACCGTCACCGCATGTAATTCAGCAGCCGTTCGTGATGTCGTATGTGGTGAATCCGTCCTCATTCCAAACCGCCCAACAGCACCAACAGGTGGCACAGCAGACGCGCATCCGTAATGGCCGACAAG TCCCAGTCGGTGCGTCGCAGATGCAGGTAGCCGCAGCAACCGGACAGCCACTGTTGGCGCCCAATCCCATTCAAATGATCCCAACCCCGTACGGACCGACGCTTCATCAGCAACCGTTCCAAACGGCGCCACCATTCCATCAGCAGTACCGTATCTACGATACGCCGCAACCGGCCCCGCTCCAATTTCTTACGGCGACCCCGCCGTCCACCACGCCGTCGCCCGGCCAACCCCACCAGCAGTATCATCCAGGACCGCAACCGTCACCAGCTGGCGGTGGCCCACCAACATACCAAACCGTACACCATCAGCAACCGACACCGTATCCGATACCGGTCTGTCCACTCGTACCGCCGCAGGTTGTCTACCAAAACATCCCTTCGGCACCGCAGcaaaaccatcatcagcagAATTTGCACGTCATGCACGTTGCGCAACATCCGTCGGCACAGTAG
- the LOC125761599 gene encoding ataxin-2 homolog isoform X1, protein MSKRNKTRPGPARTQRQRSIQADGIYNNAPFMHAATSHVGNIVQIQTPAGHIYEGVFRTFSSQFQIVLEMAHRVEIGSDQKPKIIVESFVDRLIFKPNDIVTLAAKDVDPEDATRDTFKTDTAISRCNGTNWLEDRVLEPWDESGDVNGESLEHSLELDSNAEGWDVNDMFLKNEQVYGVQSTFDQSLSGYTVQIQKKDSEEFKVQEQEAEKIANEIENNPVYKERIDIENGDEEAAFAAVVRPNSSNVSPQPAAAQQQGTGSATSDKNSNNVNSNSGSSANAANSNSNGTNNLTNNTSNSTNNNNNTVQAMPSNTKYVVPARRKGQPGGKLVVRSPSLANSNNNNGGPPVVTAQQQQQQQQQQQQQQPPSPQAPHKNSYGQMMSQQQQQQQQQPPPGGQQHGGGGGGGGMGHPPGPQYGMHPNQSPYVHVQHQQQQQPPPQHAQSSVMNSNKMNGDGRGDMAGGPPGGGGGGGAGGNMNVNSNQKPLPQRAVRQYANAQAPVTYSEPPPSLNPQQMAGQMQPMSTKPPMHLAHPHHAVVPPHMPPPNVVPAEHVVIQQHPMAMPPPVQQQQPPPSQQQQQQQAQVQAPPPQPQRTVVVRNRDMDIDSLRKFGQDFKLAPPQQQPPIPNVHQQPPPPTPQQQQQQQQQPQQGPPSHNVVVQQQQPPQQQPDHTSPPSLDSSPPLVNSQQQGKMVVSAPPHSEPPPQSAAPLNQQQNQASQTASGMVVVPTQLSAQSPHLVQQPPPSVVQQPQQPIQQQPVSVGGSPPQQQQPQTNHVGGVPAGAPAATGPVGPNAVTGSITPSAAPNGNANGVGTPDGTAANGSASGEQKPGTATKKVFTLNPAAKPFTPRSPSTPNPSRPPNTNSNISIINGNPYFARPLKSHTSSSPHTPQTPGPAALTQGSFQPPSPHVIQQPFVMSYVVNPSSFQTAQQHQQVAQQTRIRNGRQGSYRNDIFPVGASQMQVAAATGQPLLAPNPIQMIPTPYGPTLHQQPFQTAPPFHQQYRIYDTPQPAPLQFLTATPPSTTPSPGQPHQQYHPGPQPSPAGGGPPTYQTVHHQQPTPYPIPVCPLVPPQVVYQNIPSAPQQNHHQQNLHVMHVAQHPSAQ, encoded by the exons ATGAGCAAGCGCAACAAAACTCGTCCCGGTCCGGCCAG GACCCAGAGGCAACGTTCAATTCAAGCGGATGGCATTTACAACAATGCTCCGTTTATGCATGCAGCCACATCACACGTAGGCAATATTGTCCAGATCCAAACACCGGCCGGTCACATATACGAAGGAGTGTTCAGGACATTTTCCTCACAGTTTCAG ATTGTGCTGGAAATGGCACATCGCGTTGAGATCGGTTCCGACCAGAAGCCAAAAATTATAGTAGAATCTTTCGTCGATCGCCTGATCTTCAAACCGAACGACATAGTGACGCTAGCCGCGAAGGACGTTGATCCAGAGGACGCTACGAGGGACACGTTCAAAACGGATACGGCCATTTCGCGCTGCAACGGCACGAACTGGCTGGAGGATCGCGTACTCGAACCGTGGGACGAGAGTGGCGATGTGAACGGTGAATCCCTTGAGCACAGTCTCGAGCTCGACTCGAACGCGGAAGGTTGGGATGTGAATGATATGTTCCTGAAGAACGAACAGGTGTACGGTGTGCAGTCCACGTTCGATCAATCGCTGTCCGGGTACACGGTACAGATTCAGAAGAAAGACAGCGAAGAATTTAAGGTGCAGGAGCAGGAGGCTGAAAAGATTGCGAACGAGATAGAGAACAATCCGGTGTACAAAGAGCGCATCGATATCGAGAACGGTGACGAAGAGGCCGCCTTTGCAGCGGTTGTCCGTCCGAACAGCAGTAACGTCAGCCCGCAGCCTGCCGCCGCTCAGCAGCAGGGCACGGGCAGTGCTACTAGCGATAAGAACTCGAACAACGTaaacagcaacagcggcagcagtgCTAACGCAGCGAATAGTAATAGTAACGGAACCAATAACCTAACGAACAATACAAGCAATTCGaccaacaataacaataatacgGTACAGGCGATGCCTTCGAACACAAAGTACGTAGTGCCGGCGAGGCGCAAGGGCCAGCCCGGCGGCAAGCTAGTGGTTCGTAGCCCATCCTTGGCCAACAGTAACAACAATAACGGAGGTCCACCGGTGGTGACggctcagcagcagcagcagcagcagcaacaacaacaacaacagcaaccccCCAGTCCCCAAGCTCCGCACAAGAATAGTTACGGACAGATGAtgtcacagcagcagcagcaacaacagcaacagcctCCGCCGGGCGGTCAACAAcatggcggtggtggtggtggtggtggcatgGGTCATCCACCTGGTCCTCAGTATGGTATGCATCCGAATCAATCGCCCTACGTACACgtgcaacatcagcagcaacagcagccgcCACCGCAACACGCCCAATCGTCGGTTATGAACTCGAATAAGATGAATGGCGATGGTAGAGGCGATATGGCAGGTGGTCCACCAGGAGggggcggtggcggtggtgctggtggaaaTATGAATGTAAATAGCAACCAAAAGCCTCTTCCGCAGCGTGCAGTACGGCAATACGCGAATGCACAGGCCCCGGTGACGTACAGTGAGCCACCGCCATCGCTTAACCCGCAACAGATGGCTGGCCAAATGCAGCCCATGTCCACGAAACCACCGATGCACCTAGCGCATCCGCATCATGCTGTTGTACCGCCCCATATGCCACCGCCGAATGTCGTACCGGCTGAGCATGTTGTGATTCAGCAGCATCCCATGGCGATGCCACCGCCagttcagcagcaacagcctCCACCgtcccagcagcaacagcagcagcaggcccAAGTGCAGGCACCACCGCCCCAACCCCAGCGTACGGTTGTTGTTCGAAATCGGGACATGGATATTGACAGTCTGCGTAAATTTGGGCAAGACTTTAAGCTGGCACCGCCACAGCAGCAACCGCCAATTCCAAATGTTCATCAGCAACCGCCACCTCCGActccacagcagcaacagcaacaacaacaacagccacaGCAAGGGCCACCCTCGCACAATGTCGTCgtccaacagcaacaacctcCTCAACAGCAACCCGACCACACATCACCGCCATCGCTGGACAGTTCGCCACCGTTGGTGAACAGCCAACAGCAAGGCAAAATGGTGGTATCGGCACCACCGCACAGCGAACCACCACCACAGTCTGCGGCACCATTGAATCAGCAGCAAAATCAAGCCTCGCAAACCGCTTCGGGCATGGTGGTGGTGCCAACACAACTGTCCGCCCAGTCGCCACACCTGGTACAGCAGCCACCTCCTTCAGTAGtgcagcaaccgcaacaacCAATCCAACAACAGCCGGTTTCTGTTGGTGGTTCGccgccccaacaacagcaaccgcAAACGAACCATGTCGGTGGTGTTCCAGCCGGTGCGCCAGCTGCTACGGGCCCTGTCGGTCCAAATGCGGTCACCGGTAGCATAACACCCAGCGCTGCACCGAACGGTAATGCAAATGGCGTCGGTACACCCGACGGAACGGCTGCCAATGGAAGTGCCAGCGGCGAGCAAAAGCCTGGTACGGCTACAAAGAAAGTGTTCACATTGAATCCGGCAGCGAAACCATTTACTCCGCGCAGTCCAAGCACCCCTAATCCGTCACG CCCACCAAACACTAACAGTAACATAAGTATCATTAATGGTAATCCTTATTTCGCACGCCCACTGAAAAGTCACACGTCTTCTAGCCCGCACACACCGCAAACGCCGGGCCCAGCCGCGTTAACGCAGGGCTCCTTCCAGCCACCGTCACCGCATGTAATTCAGCAGCCGTTCGTGATGTCGTATGTGGTGAATCCGTCCTCATTCCAAACCGCCCAACAGCACCAACAGGTGGCACAGCAGACGCGCATCCGTAATGGCCGACAAGGTAGCTACCGGAATGACATTT TCCCAGTCGGTGCGTCGCAGATGCAGGTAGCCGCAGCAACCGGACAGCCACTGTTGGCGCCCAATCCCATTCAAATGATCCCAACCCCGTACGGACCGACGCTTCATCAGCAACCGTTCCAAACGGCGCCACCATTCCATCAGCAGTACCGTATCTACGATACGCCGCAACCGGCCCCGCTCCAATTTCTTACGGCGACCCCGCCGTCCACCACGCCGTCGCCCGGCCAACCCCACCAGCAGTATCATCCAGGACCGCAACCGTCACCAGCTGGCGGTGGCCCACCAACATACCAAACCGTACACCATCAGCAACCGACACCGTATCCGATACCGGTCTGTCCACTCGTACCGCCGCAGGTTGTCTACCAAAACATCCCTTCGGCACCGCAGcaaaaccatcatcagcagAATTTGCACGTCATGCACGTTGCGCAACATCCGTCGGCACAGTAG